A genomic segment from Bacteroidales bacterium encodes:
- a CDS encoding DUF86 domain-containing protein, translating to MTERAKKYLFDILFAVEVIEEFIQEMNFTKYEEDIKTRSAVERQLGIIGEAVNKFMKEDSGSELTNAREIVNFRNRLIHAYDSIDNSIVWAIKTNHLPKLKKEVAELIQK from the coding sequence TAAAAAATATCTATTTGACATCTTATTTGCTGTTGAAGTAATAGAAGAATTCATACAAGAAATGAATTTCACAAAATATGAAGAAGATATAAAGACAAGGAGTGCAGTAGAGCGTCAATTAGGCATTATTGGAGAAGCTGTTAATAAATTTATGAAAGAAGATTCAGGTTCAGAATTAACAAATGCAAGAGAAATTGTAAATTTCAGAAATCGCTTAATACATGCTTATGACAGCATAGATAACTCTATTGTTTGGGCGATTAAAACAAATCATCTCCCGAAACTGAAAAAAGAAGTTGCAGAATTGATACAAAAATAA